GCATCCTGAAGGGTGCTTTCGCTTTCACGGCGGATCTTTCCCGGTGCATCGGCATCCCCGCCAGAATCGACTTTTTGATGACATCGACACAGGAGTCGTCGGGACAGAATCCTGTCAAGACAATCTCCGAACCGACGCTCCCTCTGTCGGGAGCCGACATTCTTCTCGTGGAAGATATCGTCGATTCCGGAGTAACGGCGCGTATGCTTCTCGACAAATTGTCCGCACATAAACCGAAATCCGTCCGGATTTGTGCTCTTCTGGACAAAACGGGAGGACGAACCCTCGACGTTCGTCCTGATTACGTCGGATTCAGCATTCCCAACAAATTTGTCATCGGGTATGGACTGGACTACAAGAATAAATACCGGACCCTACCGTTTATCGCGGTGCTGGATGACCGGACACAATCCTGAAGGAAACGAGTGACCCGGGTTATCCGAGGATGCCTTTCGACTGCCATTTTTATTGAAGATCACCTGCCTGCATGATAAGATTGATTACCATTAGAGAAATCCCGCTTTGTGCCGCTCTGGAGGAAGTACATGAAACCGTTTTACAAAAATCTGGCGCTGTGGCTAGTCATCGGGCTTGTCATTTTCCTTGTTTTTGATCTGTTCCAGGTCCGGCAGCCCGGGATGAAGAATCTTGTCTTCTCGGACTTCATCTCCAAACTGGATCAGAACCAGATCAGCGAAGTCACGATCAAGAACAACTATATCAGCGGCGTTATGAAGGACGGGTCCCATTTCAAGACCTATG
The sequence above is drawn from the Leptospirillum ferriphilum ML-04 genome and encodes:
- the hpt gene encoding hypoxanthine phosphoribosyltransferase, translating into MEKIFGKPLITQEEILHRVRELGLQITEDYAGKNLILIGILKGAFAFTADLSRCIGIPARIDFLMTSTQESSGQNPVKTISEPTLPLSGADILLVEDIVDSGVTARMLLDKLSAHKPKSVRICALLDKTGGRTLDVRPDYVGFSIPNKFVIGYGLDYKNKYRTLPFIAVLDDRTQS